The Candidatus Hydrogenedentota bacterium genome includes a region encoding these proteins:
- the cysK gene encoding cysteine synthase A: MLTDNILTLIGNTPLIRLKEEPIFAKAEFLNPGGSIKDRVALAMIEGAEARGLLKPDSIIVEPTSGNTGIGVALVGRLKGYRVRIVMPENMSEERKRLIRALGAELVLTPAIESIAGAVARVNRFKAEDPRVFVLQQFENPDNPRVHYEETAHELWRQMNGDVSCFVAGVGSGGTLQGVGRFLREHKPGVKLVAVEPKNVSALLGHEPGLHQIQGIGDGFIPAILDVSMIDDVIEVTDEQAVETTRQLSRDHGLLVGISSGANVWAARQLSRIVHGPIATVLPDRAERYFSTSLM; encoded by the coding sequence ATGCTGACCGACAATATTCTTACGCTGATTGGCAACACGCCGCTTATTCGCCTGAAGGAAGAACCCATTTTTGCCAAGGCGGAATTTCTGAATCCGGGCGGCAGCATCAAGGACCGCGTGGCCTTGGCCATGATAGAGGGCGCCGAGGCGAGGGGCCTGCTCAAACCTGATTCAATCATTGTGGAGCCCACATCGGGCAACACGGGCATAGGCGTGGCATTGGTCGGGCGTTTGAAAGGGTACCGCGTCCGCATCGTCATGCCGGAGAACATGAGCGAGGAGCGCAAGCGTCTTATTCGCGCGCTGGGCGCCGAACTCGTGTTGACGCCGGCGATCGAGAGCATAGCCGGCGCCGTGGCCCGTGTGAACCGGTTCAAGGCGGAAGATCCGAGGGTGTTCGTGTTGCAACAGTTTGAGAATCCCGACAATCCGCGCGTGCATTACGAGGAGACCGCCCACGAACTTTGGCGGCAAATGAATGGTGACGTGTCCTGTTTTGTGGCGGGTGTGGGCAGTGGCGGCACCCTGCAGGGCGTGGGCCGTTTTCTCCGGGAACACAAGCCCGGCGTGAAACTCGTGGCCGTTGAGCCGAAGAACGTTTCCGCGCTGCTCGGCCACGAACCGGGACTTCACCAGATTCAGGGTATTGGCGACGGGTTTATCCCCGCCATCCTTGATGTAAGCATGATAGACGACGTGATTGAGGTGACCGATGAACAAGCCGTCGAAACAACCCGGCAATTGAGCAGGGATCACGGTCTTCTGGTGGGCATTTCGTCCGGCGCCAATGTGTGGGCGGCCCGGCAGTTGAGCCGGATAGTACACGGCCCTATCGCGACGGTTTTGCCCGATCGCGCGGAACGGTATTTCAGCACCTCGCTTATGTAA